A window of Metabacillus sp. B2-18 contains these coding sequences:
- a CDS encoding thioredoxin family protein has product MEHVKTEDQFQELINGNEPVVLKFFTDWCPDCKRMDMFLPTVFEEVGNVSMYEINKDDLPEIAEKYDVMGIPSLLVFKNGEKQAHLHSANAKTPDQVIDFLSESLNK; this is encoded by the coding sequence ATGGAACACGTAAAAACAGAAGATCAATTTCAAGAGCTTATTAATGGTAATGAACCAGTAGTCCTTAAATTTTTTACAGACTGGTGCCCTGACTGTAAAAGAATGGACATGTTTCTACCAACTGTATTCGAAGAGGTAGGAAATGTATCAATGTATGAAATAAACAAAGATGACCTTCCCGAAATTGCAGAAAAATATGATGTAATGGGTATTCCGAGTTTATTAGTATTTAAAAATGGTGAAAAACAAGCACACTTACATAGCGCAAATGCAAAAACTCCAGATCAAGTGATTGATTTTTTATCGGAATCTCTAAATAAATAA
- the ribD gene encoding bifunctional diaminohydroxyphosphoribosylaminopyrimidine deaminase/5-amino-6-(5-phosphoribosylamino)uracil reductase RibD, with amino-acid sequence MNEHEFYMKLAIENAAAMKGQTDPNPLVGAVIVNHNRIVGVGAHLKAGGPHAEIHALNMAGEQARGGTMYVTLEPCSHYGRTGPCAVAIVEAGIKKVYVATLDPNPIVAGNGVSILKEANIEVVVGICEKESREMNEVFNKFIVSKMPFVTLKSATTLDGKISSFTSDSKWITSEEARKDVHQLRHEHTGILVGVQTVIKDDPELTTRIEHGRNPVRIILDSQLRTPLHSKVVKDQKAETWIFTSKKYDKEIKNALEDHNVKIFVTNGEERVNIQEVLRILGENSISSVLIEGGGEVNASFLAEQLVDKLVVYMAPKVIGGKQAPGFIGGQGIEKMADAIDLQNLDIIKIGTDYKFVGYPHYKKA; translated from the coding sequence TTGAATGAACATGAGTTTTACATGAAGTTGGCAATCGAAAATGCGGCAGCTATGAAGGGGCAAACAGACCCGAATCCATTGGTAGGGGCTGTGATTGTAAATCATAATCGAATTGTTGGTGTAGGAGCTCATTTAAAGGCTGGAGGACCACATGCAGAAATACATGCACTAAATATGGCAGGAGAGCAGGCAAGAGGAGGCACAATGTACGTAACGTTAGAACCATGTTCTCATTATGGACGTACAGGACCATGTGCTGTTGCAATTGTTGAAGCGGGAATAAAGAAAGTATATGTGGCTACTCTTGACCCTAACCCTATTGTTGCTGGAAATGGAGTTAGCATTCTAAAAGAAGCAAACATAGAAGTAGTAGTGGGAATTTGTGAAAAAGAATCACGTGAAATGAATGAAGTGTTTAATAAATTTATTGTTTCAAAAATGCCTTTTGTGACGTTAAAATCTGCTACAACATTAGATGGTAAAATTTCATCTTTTACATCTGATAGCAAGTGGATTACTTCTGAAGAAGCACGTAAGGATGTTCATCAATTACGTCATGAACATACCGGGATTTTAGTAGGGGTCCAAACGGTGATAAAAGATGATCCTGAATTAACGACTAGAATTGAACATGGTCGTAATCCGGTTCGAATTATCTTAGATAGTCAATTACGAACACCACTTCATTCAAAAGTTGTAAAGGATCAAAAAGCTGAAACATGGATTTTCACTTCCAAAAAATATGATAAAGAAATAAAAAATGCGCTTGAAGACCATAATGTGAAAATCTTCGTAACAAACGGTGAAGAGCGTGTAAACATCCAAGAAGTGCTAAGAATACTAGGGGAGAATTCTATTTCCTCTGTGTTAATTGAAGGCGGAGGAGAAGTGAATGCTTCTTTTTTAGCAGAGCAGTTAGTTGATAAATTAGTTGTTTATATGGCTCCAAAAGTAATCGGTGGAAAGCAAGCTCCAGGCTTTATCGGGGGACAAGGAATTGAAAAGATGGCCGATGCCATTGATCTGCAGAATTTAGATATCATAAAAATTGGGACAGACTATAAGTTTGTAGGGTATCCTCACTATAAAAAAGCATGA
- a CDS encoding DDE-type integrase/transposase/recombinase, with protein sequence MYPQIITYLLTFINYQEQLIRTLLTLLIGKSMFDKPTEQPVNKPYRKLQVDDLPVIEVLEQLDYRVLLSEYLEKNGKALKPVQRRKNAKVSVPKAMNCPKCGAPSDYLYANNGDKGQYQCKVCTELFSEKNRYSKEAILKCPHCSKTLEKIKERKDFHVFKCKNNDCSYYQKKLNGMTSKEKKRFKKDPQAFKLRYIFRQFYIDFQPLSKESPELPAVDLSKIYASPHTLGLILTYHVNYGLSARKTAAIMQDVHGVMISHQTVLNYENSVALLLKPYVDHYPYELSDQFCGDETYIRVNGRWHYLFFFFDAVKKIILSYPVSPNRDTATAIRAIDEVLIKMKEIPENLTFVVDGNPIYLLAQHFFAQHEILFDVKQVIGLTNEDPVSTEYRPMKQIIERLNRTFKGNYRSTHGFGSEHGSISYVTLFTAYFNFLRPHAALEGKVPVVNPELKGLPTMPARWTKLIGLAQQWIVEQRQA encoded by the coding sequence TTGTACCCTCAAATTATAACCTATTTATTAACTTTTATAAACTATCAAGAACAACTCATTCGAACATTGCTTACTTTATTGATTGGTAAAAGCATGTTCGATAAACCTACTGAACAGCCCGTAAATAAACCTTATCGAAAACTTCAAGTGGATGACCTTCCGGTCATTGAAGTTCTAGAACAGCTTGATTATCGAGTTCTTCTTAGTGAATATCTAGAGAAGAACGGGAAAGCTCTCAAACCTGTTCAAAGGCGTAAGAATGCAAAAGTTTCCGTACCTAAAGCCATGAACTGTCCAAAGTGTGGTGCTCCATCGGATTATCTTTATGCCAACAATGGAGATAAAGGTCAGTATCAATGCAAGGTGTGTACAGAACTTTTCAGTGAAAAGAACCGTTACTCTAAGGAGGCCATCCTGAAGTGTCCTCATTGTTCCAAGACTCTCGAGAAAATAAAAGAAAGAAAAGATTTTCACGTGTTTAAGTGCAAGAACAATGACTGTTCTTATTATCAAAAGAAGCTCAATGGGATGACTTCAAAAGAAAAGAAAAGGTTCAAAAAGGACCCTCAAGCATTTAAATTGAGATACATTTTCCGTCAGTTTTATATCGATTTCCAGCCGTTATCTAAGGAATCACCAGAACTGCCGGCCGTGGACTTATCAAAGATTTATGCATCCCCACATACATTAGGATTGATCCTAACCTATCATGTAAACTATGGCCTTTCGGCCCGTAAAACAGCTGCGATTATGCAGGACGTACACGGAGTGATGATTTCACATCAGACTGTATTGAACTACGAAAATAGCGTAGCTTTATTACTTAAACCTTATGTGGATCACTATCCCTATGAACTTTCAGACCAATTCTGCGGTGATGAAACGTATATCAGAGTAAACGGTCGATGGCATTATTTATTTTTCTTTTTTGACGCCGTGAAAAAGATTATTCTTTCGTATCCGGTGTCGCCTAATCGAGACACAGCAACAGCCATTCGAGCAATTGATGAGGTCTTAATCAAGATGAAAGAGATTCCAGAAAATCTGACCTTTGTGGTAGACGGGAATCCAATCTATCTTTTAGCCCAACATTTCTTCGCTCAACATGAGATTTTATTCGATGTGAAGCAGGTCATTGGATTAACCAATGAGGACCCTGTTTCAACCGAATATAGACCAATGAAACAAATAATTGAGAGACTTAACCGCACCTTTAAGGGCAATTATCGCTCCACTCATGGATTCGGCTCTGAACATGGTTCCATTTCATACGTCACCTTATTTACGGCCTACTTTAACTTTTTGCGTCCGCATGCCGCCTTAGAAGGAAAAGTGCCCGTAGTGAATCCAGAACTCAAGGGGCTTCCAACAATGCCAGCACGTTGGACAAAGCTCATTGGATTAGCACAACAATGGATAGTAGAACAAAGACAAGCCTAA
- a CDS encoding GTP cyclohydrolase II: MVETIKDIPLNIIKEKVKIVPHKEGATYIVGPINLPIQLDGKTEFFKWYCWMEAEAEQDSAETFESIIRKLPSADLAKHQQSSVLVYGDFAQNDEALIRMHSICHTGDIFGSKRCDCGYQLNQSLKMITEHGTGALFYLADHEGRGIGLFSKALAYLLQEEGLDTVEANEELGFSDDQRKYDDAIRVLKTLRQLPVTLITNNPLKLKALQDSGANVTDRIPLWGDVSSFNQRYLETKMEKAGHFRGGYTVE; the protein is encoded by the coding sequence ATGGTAGAAACAATAAAAGATATCCCTCTAAATATAATAAAAGAAAAAGTAAAGATTGTTCCTCATAAAGAAGGAGCTACGTATATTGTGGGACCAATTAACCTCCCAATTCAACTAGATGGCAAAACAGAATTCTTCAAGTGGTATTGCTGGATGGAGGCTGAGGCCGAACAGGATTCAGCTGAAACATTTGAATCAATCATAAGAAAATTACCTAGTGCAGACTTAGCTAAGCATCAGCAATCAAGTGTGCTTGTTTATGGTGACTTTGCTCAGAATGATGAAGCACTAATACGTATGCATAGTATATGTCATACAGGTGATATTTTTGGAAGTAAAAGATGTGATTGTGGATATCAGCTTAATCAATCTTTAAAAATGATTACAGAACATGGTACAGGAGCTTTATTTTATCTTGCTGATCATGAAGGTAGAGGTATTGGTTTATTCAGTAAGGCTCTTGCTTACCTTCTACAAGAAGAAGGCTTAGATACAGTTGAGGCAAATGAGGAGCTTGGCTTCTCTGATGATCAAAGAAAATATGATGATGCGATTCGAGTTTTGAAAACTCTTCGTCAATTACCTGTAACGCTAATTACAAATAACCCACTTAAACTAAAGGCTTTGCAAGATTCAGGTGCAAATGTTACAGACCGTATTCCTTTATGGGGAGATGTATCAAGCTTTAATCAACGTTATTTAGAAACAAAAATGGAAAAGGCTGGCCACTTTAGAGGAGGCTATACCGTTGAATGA
- a CDS encoding YfiT family bacillithiol transferase — MRKSLQYPIGEFKEPKQVSLKEIEGWIEDIENTPKQLKLALEGLSEPLLDTSYRPGGWTVRQVVHHLADSHMNSYIRFKLALTEDRPTIKAYDEKTWGALPDTELPLSISINLLESLHQRWAYLLKSMSMSDFEKTFFHPETNKEISLSTNVALYSWHGKHHIEHIKLVRVH; from the coding sequence ATGAGGAAAAGCCTTCAATATCCTATTGGTGAATTTAAGGAGCCAAAGCAAGTTTCTCTGAAAGAGATCGAAGGATGGATAGAAGATATAGAGAACACCCCTAAACAATTGAAGTTAGCTCTTGAAGGTCTTTCAGAACCATTGCTAGACACTTCTTATCGTCCAGGTGGATGGACGGTTAGACAAGTGGTCCATCATCTAGCGGACAGTCATATGAATAGCTATATTCGGTTTAAACTGGCCCTAACTGAAGATCGTCCGACTATTAAAGCATATGATGAAAAAACATGGGGAGCTTTACCTGATACTGAATTACCATTATCAATCTCTATTAATCTCCTGGAATCTTTACATCAGCGATGGGCATATTTATTAAAATCAATGTCTATGTCTGACTTTGAAAAAACATTCTTTCATCCTGAAACAAATAAGGAAATCTCCTTGTCTACTAATGTTGCACTATACTCGTGGCATGGAAAGCATCATATAGAACATATAAAATTAGTAAGAGTCCACTAA
- a CDS encoding alpha/beta hydrolase: MKTELYPVVKGADSLYFSGNKTGILLCHGFNGTPQSMEYIGKQLAKLGYTVSIPRLKGHGTNVEDMKNCIYNEWISDLQLAFDELKKDCDHVFAVGQSMGGALTIQLAANTNVNGIFLINAAVTDVAYKQYRDETKPKMIEEGEPDIKKPAVHEITYESVPLEAVHQLLDLMDDTKNKIKNITTPTIIFKSSVDHVVPPANSDFIYQQISSAEKKIIELKNSYHVASMDYDAQLIVDNINQHIQSLNAGISITELVNS, encoded by the coding sequence ATGAAAACAGAATTATATCCAGTTGTAAAGGGTGCCGATAGCTTGTATTTCTCTGGTAATAAAACAGGAATTTTATTATGTCACGGATTTAACGGCACACCACAAAGTATGGAGTATATAGGGAAGCAACTTGCTAAGCTAGGATACACTGTGTCAATTCCTCGTCTAAAAGGTCATGGAACTAATGTTGAAGATATGAAAAATTGCATTTATAACGAATGGATTTCAGATTTACAATTAGCTTTTGATGAGTTAAAAAAGGACTGTGACCATGTTTTTGCAGTCGGACAATCCATGGGCGGTGCCCTAACAATTCAACTTGCTGCTAATACAAACGTGAATGGAATCTTCTTAATTAATGCGGCTGTTACAGATGTTGCTTACAAACAATACCGTGATGAAACAAAGCCAAAAATGATTGAAGAAGGGGAACCAGACATAAAAAAGCCTGCTGTACATGAAATAACGTATGAGTCTGTTCCATTAGAGGCTGTGCATCAATTGTTAGACTTAATGGATGATACAAAAAATAAAATAAAGAATATCACAACCCCTACTATTATTTTTAAATCATCAGTTGATCATGTTGTTCCACCAGCAAACTCTGATTTTATTTATCAACAAATTTCTTCAGCTGAAAAGAAGATAATAGAATTAAAAAACTCCTATCATGTTGCATCAATGGACTATGATGCACAGCTTATTGTGGATAACATAAATCAGCATATTCAGAGTTTAAATGCTGGTATATCAATAACGGAACTGGTAAATAGCTAA
- a CDS encoding TIGR00730 family Rossman fold protein, with the protein MKRICVFCGSSPGASDLYSEDAAKLGAQLAKEGITLVYGGSKVGIMGVVANAALQAGGEVIGVIPKMLMERELAHPGLSELIIVHSMHERKAKMEELSDGFVVLPGGPGTMEEFFEVYTWAQLGEHSKPIGMMNSNHYYDKLLAFFDHMIQEQFLKPEYRSMVIVDSDPEQLIQKFRSYEPPLLTKWITPQQT; encoded by the coding sequence ATGAAAAGAATTTGTGTTTTTTGCGGATCTAGTCCAGGCGCTTCAGATTTATATTCAGAGGATGCAGCAAAACTTGGTGCTCAATTAGCTAAAGAGGGAATTACGCTTGTATACGGTGGATCAAAAGTAGGAATTATGGGTGTTGTAGCAAATGCAGCTCTGCAAGCGGGCGGAGAAGTGATTGGTGTTATACCTAAAATGTTAATGGAACGGGAACTTGCTCACCCTGGTCTTTCTGAGCTTATTATTGTTCATTCCATGCATGAGCGTAAGGCAAAAATGGAAGAGCTATCAGATGGGTTTGTTGTTTTACCAGGTGGACCTGGGACAATGGAAGAGTTTTTTGAAGTTTATACTTGGGCTCAATTAGGAGAACATAGTAAGCCAATTGGAATGATGAACAGTAACCATTATTATGATAAACTTCTTGCTTTCTTTGACCATATGATTCAAGAGCAATTTTTAAAGCCTGAATATCGATCAATGGTTATTGTAGATTCTGATCCCGAGCAGCTAATTCAGAAATTTCGTTCTTATGAACCTCCACTTTTAACAAAATGGATTACTCCACAACAAACATAG
- a CDS encoding LysE family transporter — MNFLFSYVFLGVSLAAPIGPVNAGQIDRGIKGGFLHAWLFGLGATTADVVYMVLVYLGFVNFLQIPTVKMFLWFFGFFVLVYTGIESLMAAKKHTFTTSRVNLRYSKSYFSGFFMSLLNPLSILFWIGIYGAILANTTIGSGGTQLLICSAAILSGVLLWDLTMAMFASVLRRYLTTTLLAVISTISGISLILFGLYFGYQGFLLLL; from the coding sequence TTGAATTTCTTATTCAGCTACGTATTTCTAGGGGTTTCACTAGCAGCACCCATAGGTCCTGTAAACGCGGGTCAAATTGACCGGGGCATAAAAGGAGGATTCCTTCATGCCTGGCTGTTTGGTTTAGGGGCAACAACTGCTGATGTTGTATATATGGTGTTGGTGTATTTAGGGTTTGTAAACTTTTTGCAAATCCCGACAGTGAAAATGTTTCTATGGTTTTTTGGCTTCTTTGTTTTAGTGTATACGGGTATTGAGAGTTTAATGGCGGCAAAAAAACATACGTTCACAACTAGTAGAGTAAACCTCCGCTATTCTAAATCCTATTTTTCAGGCTTTTTTATGTCTTTACTTAACCCTTTAAGTATTTTATTTTGGATAGGAATTTATGGGGCAATCCTCGCTAATACCACAATTGGAAGTGGTGGAACACAGCTTCTTATTTGTAGTGCTGCTATCCTTTCGGGAGTTTTACTGTGGGATTTAACGATGGCGATGTTTGCAAGTGTATTAAGAAGATATTTAACAACAACCCTTCTTGCTGTTATATCTACCATTTCAGGAATTTCTTTAATTTTGTTTGGCTTATACTTTGGCTATCAAGGGTTCCTATTGCTTCTTTAA
- a CDS encoding D-alanine--D-alanine ligase codes for MKMKLGLIYGGKSAEHNVSLQTALAVINALDMSKFDIHPIYIKENGEWVRGKALDAPVKEVSTLRLQENGDSISPVTLNTELFPAKVEEQEKIDVIFPLLHGPNGEDGTVQGLLELLNIPYVGNGVLASAAGMDKVVMKNLFAQAGLAQAKYVSFIKSDYEQSPAAKFEEIEAELGYPCFVKPANLGSSVGINKCKDRESLEAAIKEAFEFDRKVIIEESIVGREIEIAVIGNDHPECSVVGEIAPKVEFYDYKAKYEDGETDLIIPGNVTEEEYEKIKEMAITSFKAIDGSGLVRADFFLTEDGKALINEVNTMPGFTPYSMFPLMWKHSGLEYPQLIEKLVDLALERYEQKQQIKHSF; via the coding sequence ATGAAAATGAAGTTAGGCTTAATTTATGGTGGGAAATCTGCAGAGCACAATGTTTCTTTGCAAACAGCCCTAGCCGTTATCAATGCACTGGATATGAGTAAATTTGACATACATCCTATATACATTAAAGAAAATGGAGAATGGGTAAGAGGAAAGGCATTAGATGCTCCTGTAAAAGAAGTCAGTACATTAAGATTGCAGGAGAACGGAGATTCTATTTCCCCCGTTACATTAAATACTGAGTTATTTCCTGCAAAGGTTGAAGAACAGGAAAAAATTGATGTGATCTTTCCGTTGCTACATGGACCAAATGGTGAAGATGGAACGGTTCAAGGATTACTTGAATTATTGAATATCCCGTACGTAGGGAATGGAGTATTAGCTTCAGCTGCTGGTATGGATAAAGTTGTCATGAAGAATTTATTTGCACAAGCTGGCTTAGCTCAAGCAAAATATGTATCTTTTATAAAAAGTGATTATGAGCAATCACCAGCTGCCAAATTTGAGGAAATCGAAGCTGAATTGGGTTATCCATGCTTTGTAAAGCCTGCAAATTTAGGATCAAGTGTTGGTATTAACAAGTGTAAAGATAGAGAAAGCTTAGAGGCGGCTATTAAGGAAGCATTTGAGTTCGATCGTAAGGTGATTATTGAAGAATCAATTGTTGGAAGAGAGATTGAAATTGCCGTTATTGGTAATGATCATCCGGAATGCTCAGTAGTTGGTGAAATTGCTCCTAAAGTGGAATTCTATGATTATAAAGCTAAGTATGAAGATGGAGAAACAGATTTAATTATTCCAGGTAACGTAACGGAAGAGGAATATGAGAAGATTAAAGAGATGGCCATCACATCCTTTAAGGCAATAGACGGATCAGGCCTAGTTCGTGCAGACTTTTTCTTAACAGAAGACGGCAAAGCTCTTATTAATGAGGTTAATACAATGCCTGGTTTCACTCCATATAGTATGTTCCCACTAATGTGGAAGCATTCAGGCCTTGAATACCCTCAACTAATAGAAAAACTTGTTGACCTTGCATTGGAGCGCTATGAACAAAAGCAACAAATTAAACATTCTTTTTAA
- a CDS encoding DMT family transporter: MRAILLGVCSSFFFAFTFVLNRSMELSGGSWLWSSSLRYFFMLPFLLLFVILRKKWQPLLIEMKKNPLKWLLWGTVGFGLFYAPICFAGAYGPGWLIAATWQMTILSGSLLAPLFYEKVQTVNGSVKVRGKIPLRGLSMSLIIIFGVALMQFEHASQLSIMPVLLTIIPVLIASFAYPLGNRKMMAICEGRLDVFQRVLGMTIGSLPLWIIFAIIAIFTTGLPSKTQTIQSFWVAMCSGLIATLLFFQATSLVQHNMAQLAAVEATQSIQVLFVLIGEIIFLASPLPTGMSLLGMAFVMIGMVLHSYISRSNRPAQTIKPDPSRQLS, encoded by the coding sequence ATGCGGGCAATCTTATTAGGAGTTTGTTCTTCTTTCTTTTTTGCTTTTACGTTTGTGTTAAATCGTTCCATGGAGCTTTCCGGAGGGAGCTGGTTATGGAGTTCATCTTTGCGTTATTTTTTTATGCTTCCTTTTTTACTTCTTTTCGTTATTTTGAGAAAAAAATGGCAGCCTCTTCTTATAGAGATGAAAAAAAATCCACTAAAGTGGCTTTTATGGGGAACAGTAGGATTCGGTTTATTCTATGCACCTATTTGCTTTGCAGGCGCTTATGGACCAGGATGGCTAATTGCAGCCACATGGCAAATGACAATCCTTTCAGGTTCTCTACTTGCACCACTTTTTTATGAAAAAGTCCAAACAGTCAATGGATCTGTAAAGGTTAGAGGAAAGATTCCGTTAAGGGGCTTAAGCATGTCACTTATCATTATTTTTGGGGTAGCATTGATGCAGTTTGAGCATGCAAGTCAGTTATCAATCATGCCTGTATTATTAACGATCATTCCAGTTCTAATTGCATCCTTTGCTTATCCGCTAGGAAATCGGAAAATGATGGCGATTTGTGAGGGCAGATTGGATGTATTTCAAAGGGTATTGGGGATGACAATTGGAAGCTTGCCACTTTGGATTATTTTTGCTATTATTGCTATCTTTACGACAGGCCTTCCAAGTAAAACGCAGACAATCCAATCATTTTGGGTTGCAATGTGTTCGGGCTTAATTGCTACTCTACTTTTCTTCCAAGCAACAAGTTTAGTTCAACATAATATGGCTCAACTAGCAGCTGTAGAGGCAACTCAGTCGATTCAGGTACTTTTTGTACTAATTGGAGAGATTATTTTTCTTGCTTCACCTCTTCCTACAGGTATGTCTTTATTAGGAATGGCCTTTGTTATGATCGGCATGGTGTTGCATAGTTACATATCAAGAAGCAACCGCCCTGCTCAAACAATTAAACCAGACCCATCTAGGCAGCTTTCATAG
- a CDS encoding GNAT family N-acetyltransferase, with translation MTIAIRKMNEGDIEQVQRVARSSWRTTYKGIIPDSIQENFVATAYSSEMLLKRLNETLFLVGEDEDKIIGFANFTPLKDERKVELGAIYLYEEYQGKGIGTVLLKAGIQHLNDVKKIYVNVEKENLAGVHFYKSKGFIIETEYEDLFDGHILQTVRMALEV, from the coding sequence ATGACGATAGCTATTCGGAAGATGAATGAAGGAGATATAGAACAAGTACAACGTGTTGCTAGATCGAGTTGGCGGACTACATATAAAGGAATTATACCTGATTCTATTCAAGAGAATTTTGTTGCAACTGCATATTCTTCTGAAATGTTACTTAAAAGACTAAATGAAACACTTTTTTTAGTAGGAGAAGACGAAGATAAAATTATTGGCTTTGCTAATTTTACTCCTCTAAAAGATGAGAGAAAAGTAGAATTAGGGGCTATTTATCTTTATGAAGAATACCAGGGAAAGGGTATTGGTACTGTCTTATTAAAAGCGGGGATACAGCATTTAAACGATGTTAAGAAAATATATGTAAATGTTGAAAAAGAAAATCTGGCTGGTGTCCATTTTTATAAATCTAAAGGGTTTATAATTGAAACGGAATATGAGGATTTGTTTGATGGTCATATATTACAAACTGTAAGAATGGCCTTAGAGGTTTGA
- a CDS encoding divergent PAP2 family protein: MNRGIWTALSAIGIAQGLKIFTHKKENNVWDWRPIFQTGGMPSSHSAGVSALATYVATKKGFNSTDTALAVIFGIIVMYDAQGIRRHTGEIAKIVNDIDADIEVLSGHMPGLFHVKQEKELNELLGHQPAEVAGGALLGILIGLVSSMMEK, translated from the coding sequence ATGAATCGAGGAATCTGGACAGCTTTATCTGCCATTGGAATCGCACAAGGGCTTAAAATTTTTACACATAAAAAGGAAAACAATGTTTGGGACTGGCGTCCGATTTTTCAAACAGGTGGCATGCCAAGTTCTCACTCAGCCGGTGTATCTGCTTTGGCAACTTATGTTGCAACGAAAAAGGGCTTTAATTCCACTGATACTGCATTAGCTGTTATTTTTGGAATTATTGTTATGTATGACGCACAAGGCATCCGTCGTCATACAGGTGAAATCGCAAAGATTGTAAATGATATTGATGCAGACATTGAGGTATTATCCGGACATATGCCGGGTTTATTTCATGTAAAGCAGGAAAAAGAATTAAATGAGCTGCTAGGACATCAACCTGCTGAAGTTGCTGGGGGAGCTCTTTTAGGTATACTAATTGGTTTGGTTAGCAGCATGATGGAAAAATGA
- a CDS encoding class I SAM-dependent methyltransferase, translated as MINSFKKQFSVPKGILGRVAGTIMAIENKKLNKWTLSQLQIDNSDCILEVGYGSGKCIEYMLKANKLIKIDGLDVSKTMKAQAEQRLDNYVRNEQVTLMVGDVENTELEERKYDKVVTVNNYTIWSHPERGLQRLHQAMKAGGKIAITMQPREENASSIKTRMFANQIYKDLSHCGFTEMKISFKRIHPELAVCVTATKLDK; from the coding sequence ATGATTAATTCGTTTAAAAAACAATTTAGCGTTCCTAAGGGCATACTTGGAAGAGTTGCTGGAACCATTATGGCTATTGAGAATAAGAAGCTAAACAAATGGACTCTTTCTCAATTACAAATAGATAACAGTGATTGTATTCTAGAGGTTGGTTATGGATCAGGAAAGTGTATAGAGTATATGTTAAAAGCCAATAAACTGATCAAAATTGACGGTCTTGATGTATCGAAAACAATGAAAGCCCAGGCGGAACAAAGACTGGATAATTATGTTAGGAATGAACAAGTAACTCTTATGGTAGGTGATGTTGAGAATACAGAGTTGGAGGAGCGGAAATACGATAAAGTAGTCACAGTTAACAATTATACCATCTGGTCTCATCCTGAAAGGGGATTACAACGTCTCCATCAGGCGATGAAAGCTGGAGGGAAAATTGCCATTACGATGCAGCCTAGAGAAGAAAATGCTAGCTCAATTAAAACAAGAATGTTTGCGAATCAAATTTATAAGGACCTATCCCATTGTGGATTTACTGAAATGAAAATTTCTTTTAAGCGTATCCATCCAGAATTAGCAGTTTGTGTAACTGCCACTAAGCTGGATAAATAA